The Monodelphis domestica isolate mMonDom1 chromosome 7, mMonDom1.pri, whole genome shotgun sequence genome window below encodes:
- the LOC100016677 gene encoding endosome-associated-trafficking regulator 1-like, with protein sequence MSGYTRRKGLTPLSRARTLVIQDEDNLEDLDEANPFSFKEFLKTKNLGLSKEEATNARIYTKESTRHTLGLENNCLTSKYGLDYEEPFFQDTTGAGDLLEEDEDDDNWSGTYLPSAMEQTHASRLATSTSPRSSYISFFSNPSDLSGIESLDPWTLSESDPCISPSSQVNNTNKEFAGHGEYLGDSHFRSLQINYETLKEENSKLRRKISEIQNFSESQTEMVRTLERKLEAKMIKEESDYHDLESVVQQVEKNLELMTTRAVKAENQVTKLKQEINMLQAQFTNSKRENEALRSGQCSNLTVVKQNTDVALQNLRAVMNNAHSSIKQLLSGAETLNLVAEILKSIERISEIKEEP encoded by the coding sequence ATGTCAGGCTACACCCGCCGCAAGGGGCTCACTCCGCTTTCCCGAGCCCGGACCCTCGTCATTCAGGACGAAGATAATCTTGAAGATCTGGATGAGGCAAATCCATTTTCCTTTAAAGAATTTCTGAAAACCAAGAACCTTGGCCTGTCCAAAGAGGAGGCAACCAATGCTAGAATTTACACTAAGGAATCTACAAGACATACATTAGGACTTGAAAATAATTGCCTAACTTCTAAGTATGGTTTAGACTATGAGGAACCTTTTTTTCAAGATACAACTGGTGCTGGAGATTTGTtggaagaagatgaagatgatgataactGGAGTGGAACTTATCTGCCATCTGCCATGGAACAAACTCATGCTTCTAGACTTGCTACTAGCACATCACCACGtagttcatatatttcctttttttccaatccATCTGATCTGTCAGGCATCGAGTCTCTAGATCCATGGACCTTAAGTGAAAGTGACCCATGTATTTCTCCTTCATCTCAAGTGAACAACACAAACAAAGAATTTGCTGGTCATGGGGAATACTTGGGAGATAGTCATTTTCGGTCACTGCAGATAAACTATGAAACACTTAAAGAAGAAAACTCTAAACTAAGAAGAAAAATTAGTGAGATTCAgaacttctctgaatctcagacAGAAATGGTAAGAACACTTGAACGAAAATTAGaagcaaaaatgataaaagaggaaaGCGACTATCATGATCTTGAATCGGTGGTACAACAAGTGGAAAAGAATCTCGAGTTGATGACTACACGGGCTGTGAAGGCAGAAAATCAAGTTACAAAACTGAAGCAGGAAATAAATATGCTCCAGGCTCAGTTTACTAAttcaaagagagagaatgaagccCTGCGATCTGGTCAATGTTCCAATTTGACAGTAGTTAAACAAAACACAGATGTTGCCTTGCAAAATCTCCGAGCTGTCATGAACAATGCACATAGTTCGATAAAGCAGTTGCTTTCTGGAGCTGAAACATTGAATCTTGTTGCTGAAATCCTTAAATCCATAGAAAGAATTTCTGAAATTAAAGAAGAGCCTTGA